One segment of Macaca fascicularis isolate 582-1 chromosome 4, T2T-MFA8v1.1 DNA contains the following:
- the PNISR gene encoding arginine/serine-rich protein PNISR isoform X2, protein MWDQGGQPWQQWPLNQQQWMQSFQHQQDPSQIDWAALAQAWIAQREASGQQSMVEQPPGMMPNGQDMSTMESGPNNHGNFQGDSNFNRMWQPEWGMHQQPPHPPPDQPWMPPTPGPMDIVPPSEDSNSQDSGEFAPDNRHIFNQNNHNFGGPPDNFAVGPVNQFDYQHGAAFGPPQGGFHPPYWQPGPPGPPAPPQNRRERPSSFRDRQRSPIALPVKQEPPQIDAVKRRTLPAWIREGLEKMEREKQKKLEKERMEQQRSQLSKKEKKATEDAEGGDGPRLPQRSKFDSDEEEEDTENVEAASSGKVTRSPSPVPQEDHSDPEMTEEEKEYQMMLLTKMLLTEILLDVTDEEIYYVAKDAHRKATKGGLGGYGSGDSEDERSDRGSESSDTDDEELRHRIRQKQEAFWRKEKEQQLLHDKQMEEEKQQTERVTKEMNEFIHKEQNSLSLLEAREADGDVVNEKKRTPNETTSVLEPKKEHKEKEKQGRSRSGSSSSGSSSSNSRTSSTSSTVSSSSYSSSSGSSRTSSRSSSPKRKKRHSRSRSPTIKARRSRSRSYSRRIKIESNRARVKIRDRRRSNRNSIERERRRNRSPSRERRRSRSRSRDRRTNRASRSRSRDRRKIDDQRGNLSGNSHKHKGEAKEQERKKERSRSIDKDRKKKDKEREREQDKRKEKQKREDKDFKFSSQDDRLKRKRESERTFSRSGSISVKIIRHDSRQDSKKSTTKDSKKHSGSDSSGRSSSESPGSSKEKKAKKPKHSRSRSMEKSQRSGKKASRKHKSKSRSR, encoded by the exons aTGTGGGATCAAGGAGGACAGCCTTGGCAGCAGTGGCCCTTGAACCAGCAACAATGGATGCAGTCATTCCAGCACCAACAGGATCCAA GCCAGATTGACTGGGCTGCATTGGCCCAAGCTTGGATTGCCCAAAGAGAAGCTTCAGGACAACAAAGCATGGTAGAACAACCACCAGGAATGATGCCAAATGGACAAGATATGTCTACAATGGAATCTGGTCCAAACAATCATGGGAATTTCCAAGGGGATTCAAACTTCAACAGAATGTGGCAACCAG AATGGGGAATGCATCAGCAACCCCCACACCCCCCTCCAGATCAGCCATGGATGCCACCAACACCAGGCCCAATGGACATTGTTCCTCCTTCTGAAGACAGCAACAGTCAGGACAGTGGGGAATTTGCCCCTGACAACAGGCATATATTTAACCAGAACAATCACAACTTTGGTGGACCACCCGATAATTTTGCAGTGGGGCCAGTGAACCAGTTTGACTATCAG CATGGGGCTGCTTTTGGTCCACCGCAAGGTGGATTTCATCCTCCTTATTGGCAACCAGGACCTCCAGGACCTCCAGCACCTCCCCAGAATCGAAGAGAAAGGCCATCATCATTCAGGGATCGGCAGCGTTCACCTATTGCACTTCCTGTGAAGCAGGAGCCTCCACAAATTG ACGCAGTAAAACGCAGGACTCTTCCAGCTTGGATACGTGAAGGCCTTGAAAAAATGGAACGTGAAAAGCAGAAGAAattggagaaagaaagaatggaacaACAACGTTCACAAttgtccaaaaaagaaaaaaaggccacaGAAGATGCTGAAGGAGGGGATGGCCCTCGTTTACCTCAGAGAAGTAAATTT gATAGTGATGAGGAAGAAGAAGACACTGAAAATGTTGAGGCTGCAAGTAGTGGGAAAGTCACCAGAAGTCCATCCCCAGTTCCTCAAGAAGATCATAGTGACCCTGAGATGACTGAAGAGGAGAAAGAGTATCAAATG ATGTTGCTGACAAAAATGCTCCTGACAGAAATTCTACTGGAtgtcacagatgaagaaatttatTACGTAGCCAAAGATGCACACCGCAAAGCAACGAAAG GTGGACTGGGTGGTTATGGATCAGGAGACAGCGAAGATGAGAGGAGTGACAGAGGCTCTGAGTCATCTGACACTGATGATGAAGAATTACGGCATCGAATCCGGCAAAAACAGGAAGctttttggagaaaagaaaaagaacagcagcTATTACATGATAAACAGATGGAAG aagaAAAGCAACAGACAGAAAGGGTTACAAAAGAGATGAATGAATTTATCCATAAAGAGCAAAATAGTTTATCACTACTAGAAGCAAGAGAAGCAGACGGTGATGTGGTTAATGAAAAGAAGAGAACTCCAAATGAAACCACATCAGTTttagaaccaaaaaaagagcataaagaaaaagaaaaacaaggaaggagTAGGTCGGGAAGTTCTAGTAGTGGTAGTTCCAGTAGCAATAGCAGAACTAGTAGTACTAGTAGTACTGTCTCTAGCTCTTCATACAGTTCTAGCTCAGGTAGTAGTCGTACTTCTTCTCGGTCTTCTTCtcctaaaaggaaaaagagacacaGTAGGAGTAGATCTCCAACAATCAAAGCTAGACGTAGCAGGAGTAGAAGCTACTCTCGCAGAATTAAAATAGAGAGCAATAGGGCTAGGGTAAAGATTAGAGATAGGAGGAGATctaatagaaatagcattgaaagAGAAAGACGACGAAATCGGAGTCCTTCCCGAGAGAGACGTAGAAGTAGAAGTCGCTCAAGGGATAGACGAACCAATCGTGCCAGTCGCAGTAGGAGTCGAGATAGGCGTAAAATTGATGATCAACGTGGAAATCTTAGTGGGAACAGTCATAAGCATAAAGGTGAGGCTAAAGaacaagagaggaaaaaggagaggagtCGAAGTATAGATAAagataggaaaaagaaagacaaagaaagggaaCGTGAACaggataaaagaaaagagaaacaaaaaagggaAGACAAAGATTTTAAGTTCAGTAGTCAGGATGATAGATTAAAAAGGAAACGAGAAAGTGAAAGAACATTCTCTAGGAGTGGTTCTATATCTGTTAAAATCATAAGACATGATTCTAGACAAGATAGTAAGAAAAGTACTACCAAAGATAGTAAAAAACATTCAGGCTCTGATTCTAGTGGAAGGAGCAGTTCTGAGTCTCCAGGAAGTAGCAAAGAAAAGAAGGCTAAGAAGCCTAAACATAGTCGATCGCGATCCATGGAGAAATCTCAAAGGTCTGGTAAGAAGGCAAGCCGCAAACACAAGTCTAAGTCCCGATCAAGGTag
- the PNISR gene encoding arginine/serine-rich protein PNISR isoform X3, whose protein sequence is MWDQGGQPWQQWPLNQQQWMQSFQHQQDPSQIDWAALAQAWIAQREASGQQSMVEQPPGMMPNGQDMSTMESGPNNHGNFQGDSNFNRMWQPG, encoded by the exons aTGTGGGATCAAGGAGGACAGCCTTGGCAGCAGTGGCCCTTGAACCAGCAACAATGGATGCAGTCATTCCAGCACCAACAGGATCCAA GCCAGATTGACTGGGCTGCATTGGCCCAAGCTTGGATTGCCCAAAGAGAAGCTTCAGGACAACAAAGCATGGTAGAACAACCACCAGGAATGATGCCAAATGGACAAGATATGTCTACAATGGAATCTGGTCCAAACAATCATGGGAATTTCCAAGGGGATTCAAACTTCAACAGAATGTGGCAACCAG GCTGA
- the PNISR gene encoding arginine/serine-rich protein PNISR isoform X1 codes for MWDQGGQPWQQWPLNQQQWMQSFQHQQDPSQIDWAALAQAWIAQREASGQQSMVEQPPGMMPNGQDMSTMESGPNNHGNFQGDSNFNRMWQPEWGMHQQPPHPPPDQPWMPPTPGPMDIVPPSEDSNSQDSGEFAPDNRHIFNQNNHNFGGPPDNFAVGPVNQFDYQHGAAFGPPQGGFHPPYWQPGPPGPPAPPQNRRERPSSFRDRQRSPIALPVKQEPPQIDAVKRRTLPAWIREGLEKMEREKQKKLEKERMEQQRSQLSKKEKKATEDAEGGDGPRLPQRSKFDSDEEEEDTENVEAASSGKVTRSPSPVPQEDHSDPEMTEEEKEYQMMLLTKMLLTEILLDVTDEEIYYVAKDAHRKATKAPAKQLAQSSALASLTGLGGLGGYGSGDSEDERSDRGSESSDTDDEELRHRIRQKQEAFWRKEKEQQLLHDKQMEEEKQQTERVTKEMNEFIHKEQNSLSLLEAREADGDVVNEKKRTPNETTSVLEPKKEHKEKEKQGRSRSGSSSSGSSSSNSRTSSTSSTVSSSSYSSSSGSSRTSSRSSSPKRKKRHSRSRSPTIKARRSRSRSYSRRIKIESNRARVKIRDRRRSNRNSIERERRRNRSPSRERRRSRSRSRDRRTNRASRSRSRDRRKIDDQRGNLSGNSHKHKGEAKEQERKKERSRSIDKDRKKKDKEREREQDKRKEKQKREDKDFKFSSQDDRLKRKRESERTFSRSGSISVKIIRHDSRQDSKKSTTKDSKKHSGSDSSGRSSSESPGSSKEKKAKKPKHSRSRSMEKSQRSGKKASRKHKSKSRSRSTTPPRRKR; via the exons aTGTGGGATCAAGGAGGACAGCCTTGGCAGCAGTGGCCCTTGAACCAGCAACAATGGATGCAGTCATTCCAGCACCAACAGGATCCAA GCCAGATTGACTGGGCTGCATTGGCCCAAGCTTGGATTGCCCAAAGAGAAGCTTCAGGACAACAAAGCATGGTAGAACAACCACCAGGAATGATGCCAAATGGACAAGATATGTCTACAATGGAATCTGGTCCAAACAATCATGGGAATTTCCAAGGGGATTCAAACTTCAACAGAATGTGGCAACCAG AATGGGGAATGCATCAGCAACCCCCACACCCCCCTCCAGATCAGCCATGGATGCCACCAACACCAGGCCCAATGGACATTGTTCCTCCTTCTGAAGACAGCAACAGTCAGGACAGTGGGGAATTTGCCCCTGACAACAGGCATATATTTAACCAGAACAATCACAACTTTGGTGGACCACCCGATAATTTTGCAGTGGGGCCAGTGAACCAGTTTGACTATCAG CATGGGGCTGCTTTTGGTCCACCGCAAGGTGGATTTCATCCTCCTTATTGGCAACCAGGACCTCCAGGACCTCCAGCACCTCCCCAGAATCGAAGAGAAAGGCCATCATCATTCAGGGATCGGCAGCGTTCACCTATTGCACTTCCTGTGAAGCAGGAGCCTCCACAAATTG ACGCAGTAAAACGCAGGACTCTTCCAGCTTGGATACGTGAAGGCCTTGAAAAAATGGAACGTGAAAAGCAGAAGAAattggagaaagaaagaatggaacaACAACGTTCACAAttgtccaaaaaagaaaaaaaggccacaGAAGATGCTGAAGGAGGGGATGGCCCTCGTTTACCTCAGAGAAGTAAATTT gATAGTGATGAGGAAGAAGAAGACACTGAAAATGTTGAGGCTGCAAGTAGTGGGAAAGTCACCAGAAGTCCATCCCCAGTTCCTCAAGAAGATCATAGTGACCCTGAGATGACTGAAGAGGAGAAAGAGTATCAAATG ATGTTGCTGACAAAAATGCTCCTGACAGAAATTCTACTGGAtgtcacagatgaagaaatttatTACGTAGCCAAAGATGCACACCGCAAAGCAACGAAAG CTCCTGCAAAACAGCTGGCACAGTCCAGTGCACTGGCTTCCCTCACTGGACTCG GTGGACTGGGTGGTTATGGATCAGGAGACAGCGAAGATGAGAGGAGTGACAGAGGCTCTGAGTCATCTGACACTGATGATGAAGAATTACGGCATCGAATCCGGCAAAAACAGGAAGctttttggagaaaagaaaaagaacagcagcTATTACATGATAAACAGATGGAAG aagaAAAGCAACAGACAGAAAGGGTTACAAAAGAGATGAATGAATTTATCCATAAAGAGCAAAATAGTTTATCACTACTAGAAGCAAGAGAAGCAGACGGTGATGTGGTTAATGAAAAGAAGAGAACTCCAAATGAAACCACATCAGTTttagaaccaaaaaaagagcataaagaaaaagaaaaacaaggaaggagTAGGTCGGGAAGTTCTAGTAGTGGTAGTTCCAGTAGCAATAGCAGAACTAGTAGTACTAGTAGTACTGTCTCTAGCTCTTCATACAGTTCTAGCTCAGGTAGTAGTCGTACTTCTTCTCGGTCTTCTTCtcctaaaaggaaaaagagacacaGTAGGAGTAGATCTCCAACAATCAAAGCTAGACGTAGCAGGAGTAGAAGCTACTCTCGCAGAATTAAAATAGAGAGCAATAGGGCTAGGGTAAAGATTAGAGATAGGAGGAGATctaatagaaatagcattgaaagAGAAAGACGACGAAATCGGAGTCCTTCCCGAGAGAGACGTAGAAGTAGAAGTCGCTCAAGGGATAGACGAACCAATCGTGCCAGTCGCAGTAGGAGTCGAGATAGGCGTAAAATTGATGATCAACGTGGAAATCTTAGTGGGAACAGTCATAAGCATAAAGGTGAGGCTAAAGaacaagagaggaaaaaggagaggagtCGAAGTATAGATAAagataggaaaaagaaagacaaagaaagggaaCGTGAACaggataaaagaaaagagaaacaaaaaagggaAGACAAAGATTTTAAGTTCAGTAGTCAGGATGATAGATTAAAAAGGAAACGAGAAAGTGAAAGAACATTCTCTAGGAGTGGTTCTATATCTGTTAAAATCATAAGACATGATTCTAGACAAGATAGTAAGAAAAGTACTACCAAAGATAGTAAAAAACATTCAGGCTCTGATTCTAGTGGAAGGAGCAGTTCTGAGTCTCCAGGAAGTAGCAAAGAAAAGAAGGCTAAGAAGCCTAAACATAGTCGATCGCGATCCATGGAGAAATCTCAAAGGTCTGGTAAGAAGGCAAGCCGCAAACACAAGTCTAAGTCCCGATCAAG ATCAACAACCCCTCCCCGTCGTAAACGCTGA